The window GGTTGGGGTCCGGGAAGACCGCGGGGTCACGGTTCGCGCCGGCGAGCAACAGCGCCACCATGCGCGAACGCGGGACCTTCACGCCCTGGATGAGGGTGTCCTCGACCGGGTACCGCGCGGTGATCTGCACCGGGCCGTCGAGGCGGAGCATCTCGTCGATCGCGGAGCGCCAGTACTCGGGCTGGGCGCGCAGGATCTCGAGCTGCTCCGGGTGAGCGAGCAGGCGCAGCGTTCCCGAGCCAATCAGGTTCACCGTCGTCTCGAAGCCGGCGAACAGCAGCAGGCCGGCGGTCTGCATGAGTTCCTGCTCGGACAGACCGGCACCGGAGCGGCCCTCGTCGTCGGACGCGGCGACCATCCGACTGAGGAGGTTGTCGCCCGGGTTCCGGCGGAGCTCCGCGAAGTGCTCGAGGAACCAGCCGTTCATCTCCCGCAGCGCAGCCTCGATGTCGCGGTAGGTGCGGTACGGGACACCGAGCGCGGCGATCTGCAGGATGCGGTCGCCCCACGTCAGGAACGTCGGCTGCAGCTCTGCCGGAACCCCGAGGATGTCGGCGATGACGAGCACCGGCAGGGTGCCGGCGTACTCGTCGACGATGTCGGCGACGCTGCCGTCACGATGCTTGTGCTCCATGCGGTCGAGCAGCTCGTCCGCGATCTCCTCGGTGCGGGCACGGAGGGCGTCGATCGCCTTCGGCGTGAACGCGCGGCTGGCGATGCGCCGGATCCGCAGGTGCGTCTGGCCGTTCTCCATGATCATGGTCGGCCGTTCGGTGAACGGGACCGCCAGCGGATCCTCGGCCCACGCGAGCAGACGACGCAGCGGCGCCGGCAGCATCTCGTCGGGAATGCCGGAGCGGAATGCCTCGTGCCGCAGCAGCTGGTACGACACGTCGTGCCGCGCGGTGGTCATCATGTACCGGCCGGGAACGACGGGCCCCGCTGCGCGGATCTGCTCGTAGATCGGCAGCGGGTTCCGCTGCAGGACGGGATCGGTGTTGAAGCGCGCGAACGGGTCGCCGGTCCGCGCACCGAGCTTCATGCTGATCGCGGGGGCGGCCTGGCGCAGCGACCAGCGCAGGGCCGACTTCAGGTCCGGCCGCGGAACCGGCCGGGCCGCGGGGGTCGTCGCCCGCGGCGAGGTGGGGGTCATGCCGACATGGTTGACACTTTCGGACAAAAGTGTCAAGTGAACAGTTCGGGTCAGTGCTCGCACACTGACCCGAACGGCCTACTCGATCTGACGGCGCCTAACCCCGCGGCGTGGTCTTCGCCCCGTGGGCCGCGGCGACGACCCGGGTACGGGTCGGACGACGGGTGCTGCGAGTGCTCGACGGCGCCGGCCGCGGGGCCGGGACCTGCGCGTTTGCCCGGTCCACCAGGCGCGGGGCGATCATCTTCGGCTCCCGCGGCGCGGTCTTGCGGAGCTCGATCATCTCCGCGCCGATCTCCTGCAGCTGCTTGCGTCCGAGCGCCTCGCGCACGTCGGGGAACCAGGAGGACTCCTCCTCGTCAATGTGATGCTCGACGCTCTCGATGAGCACGGTGACCTTCGCGCTGTAGCGCTCGTCGTCAGGACTCATCTCCGCGAGCTCGGCGCACAGCAGGTCGGCGACGTGGTGCTCCTCGTAGGACTCGAGGATGTCCGACTCGATGTCCGGCACCATCTCGCGGACCTTTGGGTAGAGCCCCTCGTTCTCGATGTAGGTGTGCACCGCGAGCATCTCGAGGATCTGCCCGACGATCTTCTGCTTCTCCGCCGGCTTCTCCGCCTTTTCGAAACGACGGAACAGCCGCTTGATCTCCTTGTGCTCCTCGCGCAGCACGACGATCGCATCGGTCGACATGGGGTTGTGTCCTTCCGGTACGGAGCGGGCGACTCCGGGAACTGTGGCCACAACCTGCCCGCGAATGCGCTTCGCATGCGGAAGCCGTGGGGTGGGCAGAGTCGGGGCGTCGAGCGCAGGGACGGGTACTCACCGCTGCGCGACTACCTGGCCACCGACGACGGCTACTCCGTCGCGTTGATCGCGCCCGACGGGGGCGTGAACTGGCTCGCCGTCCCGCAGCTCGACCACCCGCCGACGTGGTTGGGTCTGCTCGACCCGGAGCCCGGCGGGCGGCGAAGCTCGCCGACCTGGGCGAACTGCCCGGCGGCGGCCGGCGCCGGCAGACCGAAGCCGGGCGCATCCGCACCCTGGAGGAACGAGCACTGCTGATCCGAGCGTTGGCAGTCGTACCCACCCGGAC of the Sporichthya polymorpha DSM 43042 genome contains:
- a CDS encoding cytochrome P450, translated to MTPTSPRATTPAARPVPRPDLKSALRWSLRQAAPAISMKLGARTGDPFARFNTDPVLQRNPLPIYEQIRAAGPVVPGRYMMTTARHDVSYQLLRHEAFRSGIPDEMLPAPLRRLLAWAEDPLAVPFTERPTMIMENGQTHLRIRRIASRAFTPKAIDALRARTEEIADELLDRMEHKHRDGSVADIVDEYAGTLPVLVIADILGVPAELQPTFLTWGDRILQIAALGVPYRTYRDIEAALREMNGWFLEHFAELRRNPGDNLLSRMVAASDDEGRSGAGLSEQELMQTAGLLLFAGFETTVNLIGSGTLRLLAHPEQLEILRAQPEYWRSAIDEMLRLDGPVQITARYPVEDTLIQGVKVPRSRMVALLLAGANRDPAVFPDPNRFDVTRANAKEHLALGAGVHICLGASLARMEGEVGLGRLFERFPNLAKAGEPTLGPNALLRGYIHVPARLGEVTARQL